From a region of the Antricoccus suffuscus genome:
- a CDS encoding alpha/beta fold hydrolase gives MAAKKAKAKGFARIARGAGIAVGGVVGAAGALNAIRVASEKFAVDRVRRADDPFADEHFGELKADRDYTVVATDGVPIYVEEVGSPDASLVIVFAHGYTLNMGSFHFQRQALRKLRSPSVRMVFYDQRSHGKSGRSRADDCTIDQLGRDLREIIRTAAGDRPVILIGHSMGGMTVMGLADIEGELFGDQVLGVALLSTSAGNVVSTLRAGRMPKSLVERALPLLAKGAQAAPKALESARGGVSNAMWLLIRRFSFGSAGAPASLADYVDRMIAATPVDVVADFYRTLAGHDKVAALPALRNCEVLVMCGDEDRITPMEHSELLARELPEAELFVVPGAGHMAMMEKHELVDLRLQAFIHRAYKRSRPQAKKRA, from the coding sequence GTGGCCGCGAAGAAGGCGAAGGCGAAGGGGTTCGCCCGGATCGCCCGAGGCGCCGGGATCGCCGTCGGTGGAGTCGTCGGCGCAGCCGGTGCACTCAACGCCATCCGCGTGGCCTCGGAGAAGTTCGCCGTCGACCGCGTGCGCCGAGCCGACGACCCGTTCGCCGACGAGCACTTTGGCGAACTGAAGGCGGACCGTGACTACACCGTCGTAGCCACCGACGGTGTGCCGATCTACGTCGAGGAGGTCGGCTCGCCGGACGCCTCCCTGGTGATCGTGTTTGCGCATGGCTACACCCTCAACATGGGCAGCTTTCACTTCCAGCGTCAGGCGCTGCGCAAGTTGCGCTCACCGTCGGTGCGGATGGTCTTCTACGACCAGCGCTCGCATGGGAAGTCTGGGCGTTCGCGTGCCGACGACTGCACGATCGACCAGCTTGGACGCGATCTTCGCGAAATCATCCGGACTGCCGCCGGAGACCGACCAGTGATCCTCATTGGGCACTCAATGGGGGGCATGACCGTGATGGGACTTGCCGACATCGAAGGCGAGCTGTTCGGGGACCAGGTCCTCGGCGTCGCCCTGTTAAGTACGTCGGCCGGCAATGTGGTCTCGACCCTACGTGCGGGGCGGATGCCCAAGTCGCTCGTCGAGCGAGCGCTTCCATTGCTGGCAAAGGGCGCTCAGGCCGCGCCCAAGGCGCTGGAGAGTGCCCGCGGGGGAGTTAGTAACGCTATGTGGCTGCTGATCCGCCGGTTCTCGTTTGGTTCGGCCGGCGCGCCGGCCTCGCTGGCGGACTACGTCGACCGAATGATCGCCGCGACACCCGTCGACGTCGTCGCAGACTTCTATCGGACTCTCGCCGGACATGACAAGGTCGCCGCACTGCCCGCGCTGCGCAACTGCGAAGTGCTGGTGATGTGCGGAGATGAGGATCGGATTACGCCGATGGAGCACAGCGAGCTGTTGGCTCGCGAGCTACCTGAGGCAGAGTTGTTCGTCGTACCGGGAGCCGGGCACATGGCCATGATGGAGAAGCATGAACTGGTCGATCTGCGACTCCAGGCGTTTATTCACCGGGCATATAAGCGATCCCGACCGCAGGCGAAGAAACGCGCATGA